A portion of the Paenibacillus sp. PvR098 genome contains these proteins:
- a CDS encoding ABC transporter permease — MSWQSKLINPVLDKEFRLRMRTFRSPLALMFYLLTIGLVALGFIYLNVGGFNGGPVGFNPNQSREMFYVLSVAQLVLIAFMTPGLTAGVISGEREKQTLSILLTTQQSSATIILSKLVSSLSFMLLVILATLPVYSIVFLFGGISPKQLALVFLFYVFMMFVLGAFGVMFSTLFKRTMVSVIVTYGFTMFIFGATGLLFLFLQGVMRQVYQGSTYAYSWIGYVLGLNPVAALLSLFEPDISREAFNTRNNHSVNQNPPIELWQEFVLVYAVLAAAALLISIRYIRPVLKKRGK, encoded by the coding sequence ATGTCTTGGCAGAGCAAGCTGATCAACCCTGTATTGGACAAAGAATTTCGTTTACGGATGAGAACGTTTCGTTCGCCGCTCGCGCTTATGTTTTACCTGCTGACGATCGGACTCGTGGCGCTGGGTTTCATTTATTTGAATGTGGGCGGCTTTAACGGCGGACCTGTCGGGTTCAATCCGAACCAGAGCCGGGAGATGTTCTATGTATTGAGCGTGGCGCAGCTTGTCCTTATCGCTTTCATGACACCGGGCTTAACCGCAGGCGTGATCAGCGGGGAGAGGGAGAAGCAGACGCTGAGTATTCTGCTCACGACACAGCAAAGTTCGGCTACGATCATTTTAAGCAAGCTGGTCTCCTCGCTCAGCTTTATGCTGCTTGTCATTCTGGCGACGCTGCCGGTGTACAGCATCGTTTTCCTGTTTGGAGGCATTTCGCCGAAACAGCTGGCGCTTGTCTTTTTGTTCTATGTGTTCATGATGTTCGTGCTTGGGGCATTTGGTGTGATGTTCTCCACGCTTTTCAAGCGGACGATGGTTTCCGTTATCGTAACGTATGGTTTTACGATGTTTATTTTCGGGGCTACGGGGCTGCTGTTCCTGTTTCTTCAAGGCGTGATGAGACAGGTTTATCAAGGAAGCACGTACGCTTATTCCTGGATCGGCTACGTGCTTGGATTAAATCCGGTGGCGGCGCTCCTCAGCTTGTTTGAACCGGACATTTCACGGGAGGCGTTTAATACGCGGAATAACCATTCAGTGAATCAGAACCCTCCGATCGAGCTCTGGCAAGAGTTTGTTTTGGTCTATGCCGTGCTGGCGGCAGCGGCGCTTTTGATCAGCATCCGGTATATTCGTCCGGTGCTCAAAAAACGAGGAAAGTAA
- a CDS encoding ABC transporter ATP-binding protein: MIEIENLIKTYGSFTALKSMNMTVAKGSVFGFVGPNGAGKSTTMSILATLLAPTSGTAKVGGYEVTQHPKEVRKLIGYMPDFFGVYDQFKTTEYLHFYGASYGIPRAERERMIPQLLELVNLTDKADFYVDTLSRGMKQRLCLARCLVHDPELLILDEPASGLDPRARIEMREILKELKSMGKTILISSHILPELAEMVDEIGVIEHGELIAKGKVQDIQNRMRAKRMLHIRLMDGEKEAAEFLRDQPHVSMVLEDEQGVHAHFGGQDEEQAKLLGTLMAKGFRIVSFSEAKTNLEDVFLEITKGGGAT; the protein is encoded by the coding sequence ATGATCGAGATTGAGAACTTAATCAAAACCTATGGCAGCTTCACAGCATTGAAATCGATGAACATGACGGTTGCCAAAGGATCGGTGTTTGGATTTGTCGGACCGAACGGCGCGGGTAAATCGACGACGATGTCGATCCTGGCGACGCTGCTGGCACCAACATCCGGGACGGCGAAGGTCGGAGGCTACGAGGTCACGCAGCATCCTAAGGAAGTGCGTAAGCTGATCGGCTATATGCCGGATTTCTTCGGCGTGTACGATCAATTTAAGACGACCGAGTATTTACATTTTTACGGTGCAAGCTACGGGATTCCCCGAGCGGAGCGGGAAAGAATGATTCCGCAGCTGCTCGAACTCGTGAATTTGACGGACAAAGCGGATTTTTACGTCGATACGTTGTCCAGAGGGATGAAGCAGAGGCTGTGTCTGGCGCGGTGCCTCGTTCATGACCCGGAGCTGCTGATCCTTGACGAGCCGGCATCGGGGCTGGACCCCCGGGCTCGTATTGAGATGAGGGAGATTTTAAAAGAGCTGAAATCGATGGGCAAAACGATCCTGATCTCGTCGCACATTTTACCGGAGCTTGCGGAGATGGTTGACGAGATTGGCGTCATCGAGCACGGCGAGCTGATAGCCAAGGGCAAGGTGCAGGACATCCAGAACCGGATGCGGGCCAAGCGGATGCTGCATATCCGGCTCATGGACGGAGAGAAGGAAGCCGCAGAATTTTTGCGTGACCAACCGCATGTCTCTATGGTGCTGGAGGATGAACAAGGCGTACACGCGCATTTCGGCGGACAGGATGAAGAGCAGGCGAAGCTCCTTGGTACTTTGATGGCGAAGGGCTTTCGTATCGTGTCGTTCAGTGAGGCGAAAACGAATCTGGAAGATGTGTTCCTGGAAATTACCAAGGGAGGGGGCGCGACATGA
- a CDS encoding SMI1/KNR4 family protein translates to MSVRYLFHLLTSIRNGTPAAAKDYHMPEKQFRDTLSFFEKQGYLEPNRRHPLSPISNGHILTSKGMKFLEEHKHLESEMPLEKGQIPHWVRFQGRTYIAPGKAVKVTAPVTGAHSYADWARSLTACYEACLAQGRQSQLMIGNRATNNQIRAVESKLGKRLPESLRSVISGFSKQVNFHWFLHESEKPLVLRTHAQTYRSDNENVPEFKERHIDSGGYLDGGLWDLDQLEALEHIREDLDYLDEEGGRTYWADSLLFCRHGNGSYFGIDHTSGEVLYLSMDGIMHGWRLGYDFAAFMHHWIHVGCAGHWGQDFMLFSSASAPFVDHTSDNALIVKQRLGLQHLKPQ, encoded by the coding sequence ATGAGTGTAAGATACTTGTTTCATCTATTGACGAGCATACGGAACGGTACCCCTGCAGCTGCAAAAGATTACCACATGCCGGAGAAGCAATTTCGCGATACGTTAAGCTTTTTTGAAAAGCAAGGTTACCTGGAGCCTAACCGCAGGCATCCGTTAAGCCCTATAAGTAATGGCCATATCCTTACGTCCAAAGGCATGAAATTCCTGGAGGAACATAAGCATCTGGAGAGCGAGATGCCCTTGGAGAAAGGACAGATTCCTCACTGGGTCCGGTTCCAGGGGAGAACTTACATCGCACCGGGAAAAGCCGTAAAGGTGACGGCACCGGTAACAGGTGCCCACAGTTATGCGGATTGGGCCCGTTCACTGACGGCATGCTACGAAGCATGCCTTGCCCAAGGCAGACAAAGCCAGCTGATGATCGGGAACAGAGCAACAAATAATCAAATTCGCGCCGTTGAATCCAAGCTCGGCAAACGGCTTCCGGAATCGCTCCGCAGCGTGATTAGCGGCTTCTCGAAACAGGTGAATTTTCATTGGTTCCTGCATGAGTCAGAAAAGCCCCTTGTCTTGCGAACCCATGCCCAAACCTATCGAAGCGACAACGAAAACGTACCTGAATTCAAGGAACGGCACATCGACAGCGGCGGCTATTTGGATGGCGGGCTGTGGGATCTGGATCAACTGGAGGCCTTGGAGCATATCAGAGAGGACCTCGACTACCTTGACGAAGAAGGCGGAAGAACCTACTGGGCTGACTCGCTGCTGTTCTGCAGACATGGAAACGGAAGCTATTTTGGGATTGACCATACGAGCGGAGAGGTGCTTTACTTGTCTATGGACGGGATCATGCACGGCTGGCGGCTCGGTTACGACTTTGCGGCTTTTATGCACCACTGGATTCACGTGGGCTGTGCCGGGCATTGGGGACAGGACTTTATGTTATTCTCTTCCGCTAGCGCACCATTTGTCGATCATACCAGCGATAACGCTCTGATCGTAAAGCAGCGTCTCGGGCTGCAGCATCTCAAACCGCAATAA
- the rbsK gene encoding ribokinase produces MKQPKIAIVGSLNMDIIVSMERMPHAGETVTAQHVSYLPGGKGANQAVGCAKLGADVSMIGAVGQDVFGKQIVGKFQELGIATNRLEQLEDAPTGIASIYHTREDNCIAVVPGANALCTPDLVFAHAQAIREARLLLVQLEVPLPTVQHALELARETGITTVLNPAPARVLPSELLALADWITPNESEFALLSGGNPGSEAEWETALRDFQTAAGPAVIVTRGQAGCSYLDDSGRIRTVPAPTVQVVDTTGAGDAFNAALCCGLASGWAFDETVSFAIHAASLSVTRFGAQDGMPTMEEVRSSMETEG; encoded by the coding sequence TTGAAGCAACCAAAAATCGCTATCGTAGGCAGCCTGAACATGGATATTATCGTTTCGATGGAACGTATGCCTCATGCCGGGGAAACCGTAACGGCGCAGCATGTAAGCTATTTACCAGGAGGAAAGGGCGCTAATCAAGCGGTAGGCTGCGCCAAGCTTGGAGCTGATGTATCGATGATTGGAGCGGTAGGCCAAGATGTGTTCGGCAAGCAAATTGTAGGGAAGTTTCAAGAGCTCGGCATCGCAACCAACCGCTTGGAGCAGCTGGAGGATGCTCCCACGGGTATCGCTAGCATCTACCATACTCGCGAGGATAACTGCATTGCTGTCGTGCCCGGTGCCAACGCCTTATGTACGCCGGACCTTGTCTTTGCACATGCACAGGCGATTCGGGAGGCCCGACTGCTCTTGGTACAGTTGGAGGTGCCGCTCCCAACCGTTCAGCATGCTCTTGAGCTTGCTCGTGAGACAGGCATCACTACCGTGCTCAATCCCGCTCCGGCGCGAGTGCTGCCGTCCGAGCTGCTTGCGCTCGCGGATTGGATCACCCCCAACGAATCGGAGTTTGCCCTCTTGTCAGGCGGGAATCCAGGGAGCGAGGCTGAATGGGAAACCGCCCTGCGTGATTTTCAAACCGCAGCCGGCCCCGCCGTTATCGTCACCCGGGGACAAGCTGGCTGCTCTTATTTAGACGATAGCGGACGGATCCGAACGGTACCCGCTCCTACGGTACAGGTGGTGGATACGACCGGCGCCGGAGACGCATTCAACGCGGCATTATGCTGCGGGCTGGCATCAGGCTGGGCATTCGACGAGACCGTCTCGTTTGCCATTCACGCCGCTTCGCTCTCGGTTACGAGGTTCGGCGCCCAAGACGGCATGCCGACCATGGAAGAGGTAAGAAGCAGCATGGAAACTGAAGGTTGA
- a CDS encoding VWA domain-containing protein, whose amino-acid sequence MQFQSLVSLWFGLTLPAIVLMYLLKRKYVDTEVPSHLLWNRVLRNLEANRPWQRLRNQLLLILQLLIAVLLVLALMQPWVWAKSGVKGHLVLVLDRSASMDALTPDPEDSQQKLTRLELAKRMAADVVQGEASGSAVTVISMGGQPEVLVSRERKTDSVLAALQSVEPSYGRTAYKETMSLAAALTQDDTDAEIRVLTDAGWSDGTEGLTFRVPVRVEPVGDAPLNNIAIVQFGVRNGAAAGSVANGVAALKNTGNSILETDVTLYADSAAAETARIRLEPGEQRTLHFDNIRSSDVYKLSMEAKDDYAADNEAFAFLSGDQNRKVLLLTEGNLFLEKALQLARAEVIKVQAEGMTAPPQGEFDLVVLDRLQSGAITGEAWQRLLREKPVWSIRSGYQGTETNPPQADYQISEHPVTKYIRFQDTHIAKILHVEPKDQAAWGEPIVSAGLQPLIFAGLENGQPRLLFTFDLQQSDLPLRPEFPILVQNAVDWLGSTQRASLGRVIAGEKTDIPVSAQTVSAQWLPIELAGTGASSGSVTGKVQAAGQSPVPAEEAEGAVLSGQTVPNRPGLYQFVEKDEDGGERKTYLEVSADPRESAITERKELEFARPTAGNLKPLGSGDSGSQVQLEEREGESPYPLLPWIIALVTLIVVAEWGVYHRGNSVS is encoded by the coding sequence ATGCAGTTTCAATCGCTTGTCAGCCTATGGTTTGGCTTGACGCTGCCTGCTATCGTTCTGATGTATTTACTTAAACGCAAATATGTCGATACCGAGGTGCCGAGCCATCTTCTGTGGAACCGGGTGCTGCGTAACCTTGAAGCGAACCGTCCTTGGCAGCGGCTGCGCAATCAGCTGCTGCTGATTCTGCAGCTTCTCATTGCAGTGCTGCTGGTGCTTGCGCTGATGCAGCCGTGGGTATGGGCCAAAAGCGGCGTGAAAGGGCACCTCGTGCTCGTGCTGGACCGGTCGGCCAGCATGGATGCGCTCACCCCCGATCCAGAGGACTCGCAGCAGAAGCTGACAAGACTCGAACTGGCCAAGCGCATGGCGGCCGATGTAGTCCAGGGCGAAGCGTCCGGCAGTGCTGTCACGGTCATCTCGATGGGCGGACAGCCGGAGGTGCTGGTATCGCGGGAAAGAAAGACGGATTCGGTATTGGCTGCTTTACAGAGTGTGGAGCCTTCCTATGGAAGAACCGCTTACAAGGAAACGATGTCCCTGGCGGCGGCTTTGACGCAGGACGATACGGACGCGGAAATTCGCGTGCTAACGGATGCAGGATGGAGTGATGGAACGGAAGGGCTGACATTCCGTGTGCCAGTCCGGGTGGAACCTGTTGGGGATGCCCCGTTGAACAATATTGCGATCGTACAGTTCGGCGTCAGGAACGGAGCAGCCGCAGGCTCAGTTGCTAACGGTGTTGCCGCTTTAAAAAACACGGGAAACTCGATCCTGGAAACTGACGTTACGCTGTATGCGGATAGCGCTGCAGCGGAAACGGCACGGATCCGGCTCGAACCGGGCGAGCAGAGAACGCTCCATTTTGACAATATACGAAGCTCGGATGTTTACAAGCTGTCGATGGAAGCCAAAGACGATTATGCGGCAGATAACGAAGCGTTTGCTTTCTTGTCCGGTGACCAAAACCGCAAGGTGCTTCTGCTGACTGAAGGGAATTTGTTTCTGGAAAAAGCGCTGCAGCTCGCACGGGCAGAGGTTATTAAAGTACAGGCGGAAGGGATGACAGCGCCACCCCAAGGCGAGTTCGACCTGGTCGTTCTGGATCGGCTGCAAAGCGGCGCCATTACCGGAGAGGCTTGGCAGCGGCTGCTTCGCGAGAAGCCGGTCTGGTCCATTCGCAGCGGTTATCAAGGGACGGAAACAAATCCGCCTCAGGCCGATTACCAAATCAGCGAGCATCCCGTAACCAAGTATATTCGTTTTCAGGATACGCATATCGCCAAAATCTTACACGTGGAGCCTAAGGATCAAGCGGCTTGGGGTGAGCCGATCGTATCGGCCGGTTTGCAGCCGTTAATTTTTGCAGGATTGGAGAATGGGCAGCCGCGTTTGCTATTTACCTTTGATCTGCAGCAGTCCGACCTGCCTCTGCGTCCGGAATTTCCGATTCTGGTGCAAAATGCGGTCGATTGGCTGGGAAGCACTCAACGTGCAAGCTTAGGACGTGTCATTGCGGGGGAGAAGACGGACATACCGGTTTCTGCCCAAACCGTATCGGCTCAGTGGTTGCCGATAGAACTCGCAGGGACGGGGGCATCCTCAGGATCGGTTACAGGTAAGGTGCAAGCTGCAGGGCAATCTCCGGTTCCAGCCGAAGAGGCAGAAGGAGCTGTCCTCAGCGGTCAAACCGTGCCGAATCGGCCGGGGCTGTATCAATTTGTAGAGAAAGACGAAGACGGGGGCGAGCGGAAAACGTATTTGGAGGTATCGGCTGATCCAAGAGAGTCAGCGATAACAGAGCGTAAGGAACTGGAGTTTGCCAGACCTACTGCGGGAAATCTGAAGCCACTGGGCTCAGGAGATTCCGGGTCCCAGGTTCAGCTTGAAGAACGTGAGGGAGAGTCGCCCTATCCGCTGCTTCCATGGATTATTGCATTGGTTACGCTGATCGTTGTGGCAGAATGGGGGGTGTATCACCGTGGGAATTCAGTTTCGTGA
- a CDS encoding DUF58 domain-containing protein, whose product MSAPNLGLDPKLLLRLEQMSLAAKRRIRGTMQGKRGSKQLGASLEFADYRMYAPGDDIRRFDWGAYARTGKPFIKQFMDEQELQVNLYIDVSRSMGFPKDDAARNKLLYAQQLAACVGFIALSGYDRVSARLFSDRVERELPMLRGKGSAHRLFQFLSEAEAVSGGDIADAVMKSGAIPRQPGMTWIFSDFLYETGIEETLSFLLAARQEVVVVQVLSEEEVRPVLSGDLRLIDSEFGTGKEVAVTGRVIEAYRSAVRQYTQSLRRFCHERGMIYLLATTDVPVADTVQRSLRVNGLLL is encoded by the coding sequence ATGAGCGCGCCGAATTTAGGGCTCGATCCGAAGCTGCTGCTGCGGCTCGAGCAGATGTCGCTAGCAGCCAAGCGGCGCATCCGAGGTACGATGCAGGGCAAACGGGGCTCCAAGCAGCTCGGCGCCTCGCTGGAGTTTGCCGATTACCGCATGTACGCGCCGGGCGACGACATCCGCCGGTTCGATTGGGGCGCATACGCCCGTACAGGCAAGCCGTTCATCAAGCAGTTCATGGATGAACAGGAGCTGCAGGTGAACTTGTATATCGACGTCTCGCGTTCGATGGGCTTTCCGAAGGATGATGCTGCGAGGAACAAGCTGTTGTATGCTCAGCAGCTGGCGGCTTGTGTGGGCTTCATTGCGTTGTCCGGCTATGACCGGGTGAGCGCGCGCCTGTTCAGTGACCGGGTCGAACGGGAGCTCCCGATGCTGAGGGGCAAAGGCTCCGCACATCGTCTATTCCAGTTTTTGTCAGAGGCGGAAGCGGTATCTGGAGGAGATATAGCTGATGCTGTAATGAAGTCGGGAGCCATTCCCCGGCAGCCAGGGATGACGTGGATATTCTCCGATTTTTTGTATGAAACCGGGATTGAAGAGACGTTAAGCTTCCTGCTCGCGGCCCGTCAAGAGGTTGTCGTCGTTCAGGTGCTCTCGGAGGAAGAAGTACGACCCGTGTTGTCCGGGGATCTAAGGCTGATTGACAGTGAGTTCGGTACGGGCAAAGAGGTGGCCGTCACCGGCAGGGTGATCGAAGCGTACCGTTCAGCGGTCAGACAGTATACGCAGAGCTTGCGGCGATTTTGCCATGAGCGGGGGATGATCTACCTGCTTGCGACGACCGACGTCCCGGTAGCCGATACCGTTCAGCGCTCGCTTCGGGTGAACGGACTGTTGCTGTAA
- a CDS encoding VWA domain-containing protein, translated as MGIQFREPWFLLLLIPLAGFAVWAWRSKLRMEGGRKRLAVGLRTLLLLLLVAALSGMQWFVTLDRQAVFYLVDRSDSMPAGSQSYEQWLQASAEAREDQDQVGVISAGGNAAVERTLSLQDLRQFSFSSEVNRQFTNMAQGMQLAAGLLPEEAASRIVLITDGRENAGDLLRQGELLKDKGIAVDVLPIPAPARKDVAIESLKLPEKLYQAEKYALEVQLSSTFAGTGELRVYEDNRELTRQSVSVERGDNRFALQGLAKEPGFHRYRAEIYFEGDEQAVNNAGYAFSRVSGPPKVLIVEGATGSSGNLESVMASGLIGYETIAPEMLPLEMADYTGYDSIILNNVSATRMSGLQMEMIEKAVKDHGIGMVMAGGEDSYGMGGYFKTPIERALPVSMELEGKREIPSLGLILVIDRSGSMDGGKMELAKEAAMRTVELMREKDSVGVVAFDSTPWWVVEPQKLTDKKKVLNQIQSIQPAGGTEVYTAVQDAYQQLLKVEAQRKHIILLTDGQSSTNQSYEQLAASMVENNMTLSSVAVGEGADVALLETIAKLAKGRFYYTNDQSTIPAIFSREAVMMSRTYIVDQPFVPSLGQPGDWGALFGRGVPQINAYVAATAKQTAEVALVSPEPDPLLARWQYGSGRTVAWTSDVTGKWSRDWVAWDAFPQVFSQIVKWTFPQFQDMPLELTTQLNGSEVKIDMKSHAADFKGELRASVTDETLQTESLQVTPTAPGKYEARMDISKPGVFLMNIDMLDEQDPSRTIGSFTTGFVLPYSPEYRIGTSSGDPTAKLQQLADMTGGRILSMDRPEEVFQREVVQKKQLHDLTRSLLILAVLLWVLDIAVRRLSLPLERLAALPNVLRRGSAPPKVPAAEAAMERLRDRKRKVGAFYRGTDASEPAAVRSPGGLSLLEQDAVTVTVEATEIPSVEAGKPTSSAPKETDRSTETMNRLLAAKNRRRR; from the coding sequence GTGGGAATTCAGTTTCGTGAGCCTTGGTTTTTGCTGCTGCTGATTCCGCTCGCGGGCTTTGCCGTATGGGCCTGGCGCTCCAAGCTTCGTATGGAAGGCGGCCGTAAGCGGCTGGCGGTAGGTCTGCGGACGCTTCTCCTTCTGCTGCTTGTTGCCGCGCTATCCGGTATGCAGTGGTTCGTGACGCTGGATCGGCAAGCCGTGTTTTACCTCGTGGACCGCTCGGACAGTATGCCTGCAGGAAGCCAGTCTTATGAGCAATGGCTGCAGGCATCTGCCGAAGCCAGAGAGGATCAAGATCAAGTCGGCGTCATCTCTGCCGGCGGTAACGCCGCTGTTGAGCGTACCCTCTCTTTACAAGATTTGAGGCAGTTCTCGTTCTCCAGCGAAGTGAACCGGCAGTTTACGAACATGGCGCAGGGCATGCAGCTGGCGGCAGGGTTGCTGCCTGAGGAAGCAGCGTCGCGCATCGTTTTGATTACGGACGGACGGGAGAATGCCGGCGACCTGCTGCGCCAAGGGGAGCTATTGAAGGATAAGGGGATTGCCGTCGATGTACTGCCCATTCCGGCACCCGCGCGCAAAGATGTGGCCATCGAAAGCCTCAAGCTGCCGGAGAAGCTGTATCAAGCGGAAAAGTATGCGTTGGAAGTACAGCTTTCCAGTACCTTTGCCGGCACAGGTGAGCTGCGGGTATACGAGGATAACCGGGAGCTGACGAGGCAAAGCGTGTCTGTAGAACGGGGAGACAACCGTTTTGCGTTGCAGGGCTTGGCCAAGGAACCGGGCTTTCATCGGTATCGGGCTGAGATCTATTTTGAGGGCGATGAGCAGGCGGTGAACAATGCCGGCTATGCGTTCAGTCGGGTGAGCGGCCCTCCGAAGGTGCTGATCGTGGAAGGAGCGACGGGTTCCTCCGGCAACCTGGAATCGGTCATGGCTTCCGGCCTGATCGGTTACGAAACGATTGCGCCCGAGATGCTTCCGCTCGAGATGGCGGATTATACCGGGTATGACAGCATCATTTTGAATAACGTCTCCGCTACGCGGATGTCGGGTTTACAAATGGAGATGATCGAGAAAGCGGTCAAAGATCACGGCATCGGTATGGTGATGGCTGGCGGCGAGGACAGTTACGGCATGGGAGGCTATTTCAAAACACCGATCGAACGAGCGCTTCCCGTGTCGATGGAGCTGGAGGGCAAACGGGAAATCCCTTCGCTTGGTCTTATTCTTGTCATCGACCGGTCCGGGAGTATGGACGGCGGCAAAATGGAGCTTGCCAAGGAGGCCGCTATGCGGACGGTCGAGCTGATGCGGGAGAAGGACAGCGTGGGAGTTGTCGCCTTCGATTCCACGCCTTGGTGGGTCGTGGAGCCGCAGAAGCTAACGGATAAGAAAAAAGTGCTGAACCAAATTCAATCCATACAACCGGCCGGAGGGACGGAAGTTTATACGGCCGTGCAGGACGCTTACCAGCAGCTGCTCAAGGTAGAGGCACAGCGCAAGCATATCATACTGCTTACGGACGGTCAGTCTTCTACGAACCAAAGTTATGAGCAGCTTGCAGCGAGCATGGTCGAAAACAACATGACGCTGTCTTCTGTAGCCGTTGGAGAAGGGGCGGACGTGGCGCTTCTTGAGACGATCGCCAAGCTGGCCAAGGGACGGTTTTACTACACGAACGATCAGAGTACGATACCGGCGATTTTCAGCCGGGAGGCAGTCATGATGTCGCGAACGTATATCGTGGATCAGCCGTTTGTGCCCTCATTAGGCCAGCCGGGGGATTGGGGGGCGCTATTCGGAAGAGGAGTGCCTCAAATCAACGCTTACGTAGCCGCGACGGCGAAGCAAACGGCAGAGGTGGCTCTGGTGAGTCCGGAGCCGGATCCTCTGCTCGCCCGTTGGCAGTATGGATCGGGGCGTACGGTCGCTTGGACGAGCGATGTCACGGGTAAATGGTCGCGCGATTGGGTAGCGTGGGATGCATTCCCGCAGGTATTTAGCCAGATCGTCAAATGGACGTTTCCGCAGTTTCAAGACATGCCGCTCGAGCTGACGACTCAGTTGAACGGCAGTGAAGTGAAGATAGACATGAAAAGTCATGCAGCCGATTTCAAAGGCGAGCTTCGCGCATCCGTAACAGATGAAACGCTGCAAACCGAGTCGCTGCAGGTAACGCCGACCGCTCCGGGAAAGTACGAGGCAAGGATGGACATCTCCAAGCCGGGCGTCTTCCTGATGAATATCGACATGCTGGATGAGCAGGATCCAAGCCGCACCATCGGCAGCTTTACCACGGGCTTCGTGCTGCCCTATTCGCCGGAGTACCGCATCGGCACTAGCTCGGGCGACCCGACGGCCAAATTGCAGCAGTTGGCCGACATGACAGGCGGCAGAATACTCAGCATGGATCGCCCCGAAGAAGTGTTCCAAAGGGAGGTCGTGCAGAAGAAGCAGCTGCACGATCTGACGCGCTCACTGCTGATCTTAGCTGTGCTTCTCTGGGTGCTGGACATCGCCGTGCGCCGTCTGTCCCTGCCGTTGGAGCGCCTTGCCGCACTGCCGAATGTACTGCGGCGCGGGAGTGCTCCGCCGAAGGTGCCTGCCGCGGAAGCTGCGATGGAACGTCTGCGGGATCGCAAGCGCAAGGTCGGCGCGTTCTACCGGGGAACAGACGCAAGCGAGCCAGCTGCCGTTCGGTCCCCCGGCGGCTTATCGCTGCTGGAGCAGGATGCAGTGACGGTGACGGTCGAAGCGACAGAGATACCATCGGTAGAAGCCGGTAAGCCTACGTCGTCTGCCCCAAAGGAAACGGACCGCAGCACGGAAACGATGAACCGGTTGCTCGCGGCCAAGAACCGACGCAGGCGGTAA
- a CDS encoding MoxR family ATPase, with translation MIETREQVEEWGAAIAAVKEQIGRVIVGQQDVVEQLLWCIFAGGHALLEGIPGLGKTMLVRTVADALDMSFSRIQFTPDLMPSDITGTNVIQFGLKGETSYQFQPGPIFGNLVLADEINRATPKTQSALLEAMQEKTVTIGTETHRLPKPFFVLATQNPLENEGTYPLPEAQLDRFLLKINVSYPSRDELKEIVRRTTASQETTAEKTADAAALSAIQQGAKEILLAEDVLDYAVQLMMMTHPGEQDVPDSVKQYVRFGSGPRGLQSIISVAKVRALIAGRLHVSVNDIQKVAVPALRHRIFLNFEGQALGVGTDAVIEDILTAMEKRR, from the coding sequence ATGATAGAAACGAGAGAGCAAGTCGAAGAGTGGGGGGCTGCGATCGCTGCGGTGAAGGAACAGATCGGCCGCGTGATCGTCGGTCAGCAGGATGTGGTGGAGCAGCTGCTGTGGTGCATTTTTGCAGGGGGGCACGCTTTGCTCGAAGGGATACCGGGACTCGGCAAAACGATGCTGGTCCGTACCGTTGCCGATGCGCTCGATATGAGTTTTTCGCGCATTCAGTTTACGCCGGATCTGATGCCGTCCGACATTACCGGAACGAATGTGATCCAGTTTGGTTTGAAGGGGGAGACATCTTACCAGTTCCAGCCGGGTCCGATTTTCGGCAATCTGGTTCTGGCTGACGAGATTAACCGGGCGACCCCCAAGACGCAGAGCGCGCTGCTGGAAGCGATGCAGGAGAAGACCGTGACGATCGGAACGGAGACGCATCGGCTTCCGAAGCCGTTCTTCGTGCTGGCGACACAGAATCCGCTGGAGAACGAAGGCACTTATCCTTTGCCTGAAGCGCAGCTCGACCGGTTTCTGCTGAAGATCAACGTCTCATACCCTTCCCGGGACGAGCTGAAGGAAATCGTTCGGCGTACAACGGCTTCGCAGGAAACCACGGCGGAGAAAACGGCGGATGCCGCTGCCTTGTCTGCCATACAGCAGGGCGCCAAAGAAATATTGTTAGCTGAGGATGTGCTGGATTACGCCGTTCAACTGATGATGATGACACATCCGGGAGAGCAGGACGTACCGGATTCGGTCAAACAATATGTGCGTTTCGGCTCCGGACCGCGTGGTCTGCAGTCGATCATTTCTGTGGCGAAGGTAAGGGCGCTGATTGCGGGGAGGCTGCACGTGTCGGTCAACGATATTCAGAAGGTGGCCGTTCCGGCGCTTCGCCACCGGATCTTCCTGAACTTTGAAGGACAGGCGTTGGGTGTGGGGACCGATGCGGTGATTGAGGATATCTTGACCGCAATGGAGAAACGAAGATGA